Part of the Georgenia sp. TF02-10 genome, GAGTCGAGCGAAGGCGATGACGGGAACGAGCATCGACTCCAGGCCAGTGCGTCCAGCACTGGCGCCGTAGGCGATGCTCTCCTGGTAGTCGAGGCGGTACTGCGCGAGGACGTACAGAGCGAGAGGGACGCCGAGGATCGCCAGACGCTTGAGTGCTCTCCTCGGCCAGGTCATCGTGGCGACGATCCCGACCGCGCACACGAGCGCGACGATGCGGAGCCGACCGCCCCCCGTGTGGAAGACCTCGGTGTAGGCCAGGACTGCGAGCAGGACCGCCGCTGTCTGCCACGACACGATCCTGATCGTCGGCCGGTAGATGAGCCCGACGGTCAGGGCCACGGTGGCCGCAAACGCAGCAGACTCCGTGAGTCCCCGGAAACTGGAGGTGAGGCCGGCCCACTCCGCAGCGACGAGCACGAGCAGCAGGCCAGCACCCCAACGCGTCATCCAGCTGCTCACCTCCCTGGCGGGGAACTGAGGGGCAGGCACCGGGCGTCGTCGCCAGCCGGTGAACGCCGTGAGCACCTGCAGGGTGAGCCCGGCCAGGATGGCGAGGCCGAGATACTCGGCGGTGACTCGGTTGTCCTCGGTGACGGCGTGGTAGATGCCGGGGAAGCCGACGAAGAGCGCCAGGGCGACGTTGGCGAGGCCGAGGATGGTCACCTGCCCGCCGCCGTGGCCGAGGAACACTCGTACACCGAAGGCGACGCTGGTCGCGCCGGCGGCGATGTTGAGGTTCTGGCTGTCGGGGACGAAGCTCTTCGCGAGCGCGAGACCGGCGACGAGTATCAGCCAGGCGGCGCACTCGATGGCGCGGCCTGACACTGGTGCACGCTGTGCCCCCTCCACCTGCACGATGCTAGAGGGTGGAATGAGGGCCGGATAGTCGGTGTCACCGGCGGGCGCTCGGCGGCGCTCTCGGTGCGCGCCTCTTGCTCGTGGGCTTCACGTGTACTCTGCGGAACGCACGCGATGCCGCCTCTGGGAGCGCGCCGGTCCGATCCGGTAAGCCCGAGGTGGCCAGTTGGAGGGGGAGCGAAATGACTGTAGATCTTGCTGTCGTCGGCCTGGGATACGTGGGTCTACCGTTGGTGTTCGAGGCGGTGCACGCCGGATTGTCGGTGCGCGGCTACGACGTGAACCAGGGTGTGGTCGACGGCCTCAACGGTGGCGTCTCGCACATCGACGACCTGTCGGACGAGCAGATCGCCGACCTGGTCTCGCGCGGCTTCTCCGCGACGACCGATCCGGCGGTCCTGGCCGAGGCCAAGCACGTCGTCATCTGTGTCCCGACCCCGCTTGGCGAGGACGGTGGACCGGACCTGGCGGCGGTCCGAGCCGCGGTGGCTGACATCGCCCGTCACCTGCAGCCAGGGCAGGTCGTCATCCTCGAGTCGACGACGTACCCGGGCACGACTGAGGAGATCGTCCAGCCGATGCTGGAGGCCGGCGGCCTCAAGGCGGGCAGCGACTTCCACCTCGCGTTCTCGCCCGAGCGGATCGACCCGGGCAACCAGTCATTCGGCGCGAAGAACACCCCGAAGGTCGTGGGAGGCGTGACGCCCGAGTCCACCGAGGCAGCCGCCGAGTTCTACGGCAGCGTCGTGGACACGGTGGTGCGGACCAAGGGGACCCGCGAGGCCGAGATGGCCAAGCTGCTCGAGAACACCTACCGCCACATCAACATCGCGCTGGTCAACGAGATGGCCCGGTTCTGCCACGAGCTGGGCATCGACCTGTGGGACGTCATCGACGCCGCGAAGACCAAGCCGTTCGGCTTCCAGGCCTTCTACCCCGGCCCGGGCGTCGGCGGGCACTGCATCCCGATCGACCCGAACTACCTGTCGTACAACGTCCGCGCTCGCCTGGGCTACCCCTTCCGTTTCGTGGAGCTCGCCCAGGAGATCAACGCGACGATGCCGTCCTACGTGGTCAACCGGGCGCAGGACATCCTCAACGAGGACGGCAAGGCGCTCCGGGGCGCGACCGTTCTCCTGCTCGGTGTGACGTACAAGCCGAACATCGCCGACCAGCGCGAGTCCCCGGCCGTGCCGGTGGCCAAGCACCTGGCGGACAAGGGCGCCACCGTGACCTTCCACGACCCGCACGTACAGGCGTGGCACGCCAACGGCACCTCCGTGGAGCGCGTCCCCGACCTGGAGCAGGCCGTGGCCGAGGCGGACCTCGTCATGCTGCTGCAGCACCACCGCGACTACGACGTCGAGGCGCTCGCCGCCGGCGCGAAGCGCTTCTTCGACACGCGGGGCGTGGCTTCCGAGGGCGAGACGGTGTCGCGCCTGTGACCGCCGTCGCCAAGGTGCTGTGGACCTCGGGATGAGACTCGACCTATCGGATCGCCGATCGTGTCCCGCGGGGTCCCTTCGCAGCCGCAGCGCTTGCACCAGCCGTCGTCCTCATCGGCCACCACCCGGCAGACCAGCACCGCCCGCTCGGGCTCCAGGCGCTGCCGAGGACCCCCAGGCCGAGGTCATCCAGGCCGGCGAACGTGGTCAGGTCAGGGCAGTCGAAGGTAGCGTCAGGCACGTCGAGGTCTTCCCGGCGGGCCGGCGGGCAGCGTCAGAACTCCCATCATGGGGAGACCTGGACCTCTACGTAGGACCTGGTATTGCCGACCCCGTTCGGTAGGTTGAGATACTGATGCAGGTCTACTATCTCCGAATGTGTTCCTTCTGATCTAGAGACTCTGCG contains:
- a CDS encoding nucleotide sugar dehydrogenase, which produces MTVDLAVVGLGYVGLPLVFEAVHAGLSVRGYDVNQGVVDGLNGGVSHIDDLSDEQIADLVSRGFSATTDPAVLAEAKHVVICVPTPLGEDGGPDLAAVRAAVADIARHLQPGQVVILESTTYPGTTEEIVQPMLEAGGLKAGSDFHLAFSPERIDPGNQSFGAKNTPKVVGGVTPESTEAAAEFYGSVVDTVVRTKGTREAEMAKLLENTYRHINIALVNEMARFCHELGIDLWDVIDAAKTKPFGFQAFYPGPGVGGHCIPIDPNYLSYNVRARLGYPFRFVELAQEINATMPSYVVNRAQDILNEDGKALRGATVLLLGVTYKPNIADQRESPAVPVAKHLADKGATVTFHDPHVQAWHANGTSVERVPDLEQAVAEADLVMLLQHHRDYDVEALAAGAKRFFDTRGVASEGETVSRL